Below is a genomic region from Halostella litorea.
GCGAGCGGCAAGACGCTGATCGCCGAGCTGGCGATGCTGTCGTCCATCCGGCGCGGCGGGACGGCGCTGTACATCGTGCCCCTCCGGGCGCTGGCCAGCGAGAAGAAGGCCGAGTTCGAGGCATTCGAGGAGTACGGCGTCTCCGTCGGCGTCTCGACGGGTAACTACGAGAGCGACGGCGACTGGCTGGCGACGAAAGACATCGTGGTGGCAACCAGCGAGAAGGTCGACTCGCTCGTGCGCAACGGCGCGACGTGGATCGAGGACCTGTCCTGTGTCGTCGCCGACGAGGTCCACCTGATCGACGACGCCGGCCGCGGCCCGACGCTGGAGGTGACGCTGGCGAAGCTCCGCCAGCTGAACCCCGACCTCCAGACGGTCGCGCTGTCGGCGACGGTGGGCAACGCCGAGGACATCGCGGAGTGGCTCGACGCCGAACTCGTCGACTCGACGTGGCGGCCCATCGACCTGAAGAAGGGGGTGCACTACGGGAACGCGCTCCACCTCGACGACGGCACCCAGCGCGAGCTGGAAGTCAGGGGGTCGGAGAAACAGACCGCCGCCGTCGTCCGGGACACGCTTGAGGACGGCGGCTCGACGCTCGTGTTCGTCAACTCGCGGCGCAACGCGGAGGCGGCGGCGCGGCGGCTCGCGGACACGGTCGAGCCAGAACTGACCGACGAGGAGCGCGACGAACTGGCTTCCGTCGCCGCGGAGATACGCGACGTGAGCGACACCGAGACGAGCGAGGACCTGGCCGCCGCCGTCGAGGGCGGCGCGGCGTTCCACCACGCCGGCCTGGCGAGCGACCACCGCGCGCTCGTCGAGGACGCCTTCCGCGACCGCCTGCTGAAGGTGATCAGCGCGACACCGACGCTCGCCGCGGGCGTGAACACGCCGAGCCGCCGCGTCGTCGTCCGCGACTGGCGGCGTTACGACGGCACCGCGGGCGGCATGCAGCCGCTCGACGTGCTGGAGGTCCACCAGATGATGGGGCGGGCGGGCCGCCCCGGCATGGACCCGTACGGCGAGGCGGTGCTGGTCGCCAGCAGCCACGACGAACTGGACGAGCTGTTCGACCGCTACGTGTACGCCGACCCGGAACCCGTCCGGTCGAAGCTCGCGGCGGAGCCGGCCCTGCGGACGCACGTGCTGGCGACGGTGGCGACCGGCTTCGCCCGCTCCCGCGGGGAGTTGCTCGACTTCCTCGAACGCACGCTGTACGCCTCGCAGTCGGCCGAGCCGGACCGGCTGGAGCGCGTGACCGACGACGTGCTGGAGTACCTCGAACGGAACGAGTTCGTTCGACGCGACGGCCGCGGCGACGACGCGACCGTCGACGCGACGAGCCTCGGCCACACCGTCTCGCGGCTCTACCTCGACCCGATGAGCGCCGCGGAGATAGTCGACGGCCTGCGCGCCGTCGACGGCCGGCCCACCGCGCTCGGCCTCTACCACCTCGTCGCCCGTACGCCGGACATGTACGAGCTGTACCTGCGCTCGGGCGACCGCGAGGAGTACACCGAACTGTGCTACGAGCGCGAGGGCGAACTGCTCGGCCCGACGCCCAGCGAGTTCGAGGAGGGCCGCTTCGAGGACTGGCTCTCGGCGCTCAAGACCGCCCGACTGCTGGAGGACTGGGCCGAGGAGGTCGACGAGGACCGCGTCGCCGAGCGCTACGGGGTCGGTCCCGGGGACATCCGCGGGAAGGTCGACACCGCGGAGTGGCTGCTGAACGCCGCTGAGCAGCTCGCCAACGAGCTGGACGTCGGCCACGAGGCGGCGGTCCGCGAGGCCCGCAAGCGCGTCGAGTACGGCGTCGGCGACGAACTGCTGGACCTCGCGGGCGTCCGCGGCGTCGGCCGCAAGCGCGCCCGGCGGCTCTACGACGCCGGGGTCGAGACCCGCGCCGAACTCCGCGAGGCCGACAAGGGCGTCGTGCTCGGTGCGCTGCGCGGCCGCCGGAAGACCGCCGAGAACGTGCTCGAAAACGCCGGCCGCGAGGACGCGTCGATGGACGGCGTCGAACCGGTCGAGCGCGCGGCGGCCGACGGCGAGGGGAGCGACGCGGACGGAGGCGCAGAGCCGACGGACGACGCCGAACCGGACGCCGGCGAAGCCGACGACGCCGGCCAGGCGAGCCTGGGTGATTTCTGATGGAACTGGTCGAGGGGCGGCTCACGGTCGCGGACGTGGACGAACTGGTCGAGCAACTCGCCGCCGTCGGCGACGAGCACGGAACCACGGTGCAGGCGTTCGACGCCCGCTACGTCGCCGGGCGCGAGCACCTCGAACGCGCCGTCGAACTGGCCGACCGCGCCATCGAGCGCGGGGAGAACGTCGCCCGGAACCGCGGCGTCGAGATACTGCTGTACGCCGCCGGGCGGCGGCAGATCAACCGGGCCCTGGAGATGGGCGTGAGCGAGGGCGAGGTGCCCGCTGTGGTCCTCGTCGACGGCGGCGACGAGGCCGCCGCGGCGGAGGCGGTCCGCGACCGGCTCGCCCTCTCACCGGAGCCGACCGTCGGCGTCGAACACGCGGACGAGGAGCGGATTCAGGCGTTCTTCGACGTGACCGACGCCGAGCGCGCGGCGACCGACGCGACTCTCGCTGAGCTGGTTCGCGAGCGCGTCGCGCTGCTGGAAGTCGAGAAGTAGCGCCACCACAAAGCACTCGTGAATATCTAGCAAAATCAGGGGCGTGAGCGATATAACTAAGGCAATAACGGCAGTGGTTATTGTCTCATTGGCCTCCGGATGTTTGATTACGAACATAGGGAGTGAACAGGAGACGGCCGGAGGGAGCGACAGTGCATTCGGTGTCGCAATAGTGGACGAAGCCGACGGCAACGTGATAAATTATTCTAGCGATCGGATGGAAGACAAGGAGATAATGAGAGGTATCGTCGATGAGATGGTCCATGAAAACGATACCAACGACAGTTCGAATATTTTCGTCAGTCCAAGCAGAACATCCGCAGCCATGAACGAGTTTGACGGGTTGAAATCGCCAAACAGCTCTAGTGTTTATATCAAGAAAGATGGGAAAATAATAGAGATAACTGCAATGTCGGGGGACTGACTCGGAGAGGACTCAAGACCATGCTTTCGTTCAGTCTATAAGTGAATATGGGCCCGAGATCGCAAACGGGAAACGGAGCATGGATAAGACCCTGAATTCTCCCCTCGAAATCGGCGACCTCACCCTCCCGAACCGGCTGTACCGCGCGCCGCTGCTGGAGTGTGCGGGCAACGGGCCAGACGCCGCCGAGACGCTGGTCGCGGAGCTGGAACCGGCCGCGGAGTCGGGCGTCGGGCTGATATTCCAGGGGGCGACCATCGTCCGCGGCGAGGGGGGCTGTGCCGCGCCGGGGATGACGCGCGTCCACGACGACGAGTTCGTGGCGGGGCTGTCGGCGGTGGCCGACGCGGTCCACGACCACGGCGGGCGGATCTTCGCGCAGCTGGAGCACGGCGGCCTGCGGAGCATGGAGACGTGGCACGCCGAGTACCGCGAGGCCCACCCGGACCTGGAGCAACTGGCCGTCTCGCCGCTCCCGTGGCAACTGAAGGCGCTGGATACGGCGGGCTTTCTCGCCTACGACCCCCACGTGCTGTCGACCGACGAGGTGTACGACCTCGCGGCCGATTTCGGCCGGGCCGCCGCGCGCCTCGTCGAGGCGGGCTACGACGGGGTCCACATCGCCGGCGCGAACATGGGCATCGTCCAGCAGTTCCTCTCGCCCTTTTACAACCGCCGGGACGACGAGTTCGGCGGGTCGCTCCGCGCGCGGACGCGGTTCCTAGAGGTCGTACACGACGAAATTCGGGAGCGGGCCGGCGACGTGCCGCTGGTGACGAAGGTGCCCGCGGAGACGGCCGCGCCGCCCGTCATTCGGCGTCACCTCTCGCTCGACGACGGCGTGCGGATCGCCGAGCGCGCTGCGGCGGTCGGCTACGACGCGGTGGTGCCGGTCCAGGGGTCGGTCGTCTGGGACATGAGCATCGTCCGCGGCGAGTACCCCGAGCGGGCCTGGAACGACGACCGCTTCGCGGCGGGGTACGCGGCGGCGTTCGGGAGCCGGCTCCGGGCACGGGTGGTCGCGGCGCTAAATCGCCTCCAGTCGCTCCAGTACGGGTTCGAGCCGGCGTGGAACGCG
It encodes:
- a CDS encoding ATP-dependent DNA helicase, with amino-acid sequence MKTADLSGLPPGVTDYLQAEGIEELYPPQAEAVEAGVTDGENVVASVPTASGKTLIAELAMLSSIRRGGTALYIVPLRALASEKKAEFEAFEEYGVSVGVSTGNYESDGDWLATKDIVVATSEKVDSLVRNGATWIEDLSCVVADEVHLIDDAGRGPTLEVTLAKLRQLNPDLQTVALSATVGNAEDIAEWLDAELVDSTWRPIDLKKGVHYGNALHLDDGTQRELEVRGSEKQTAAVVRDTLEDGGSTLVFVNSRRNAEAAARRLADTVEPELTDEERDELASVAAEIRDVSDTETSEDLAAAVEGGAAFHHAGLASDHRALVEDAFRDRLLKVISATPTLAAGVNTPSRRVVVRDWRRYDGTAGGMQPLDVLEVHQMMGRAGRPGMDPYGEAVLVASSHDELDELFDRYVYADPEPVRSKLAAEPALRTHVLATVATGFARSRGELLDFLERTLYASQSAEPDRLERVTDDVLEYLERNEFVRRDGRGDDATVDATSLGHTVSRLYLDPMSAAEIVDGLRAVDGRPTALGLYHLVARTPDMYELYLRSGDREEYTELCYEREGELLGPTPSEFEEGRFEDWLSALKTARLLEDWAEEVDEDRVAERYGVGPGDIRGKVDTAEWLLNAAEQLANELDVGHEAAVREARKRVEYGVGDELLDLAGVRGVGRKRARRLYDAGVETRAELREADKGVVLGALRGRRKTAENVLENAGREDASMDGVEPVERAAADGEGSDADGGAEPTDDAEPDAGEADDAGQASLGDF
- the cgi121 gene encoding KEOPS complex subunit Cgi121, encoding MELVEGRLTVADVDELVEQLAAVGDEHGTTVQAFDARYVAGREHLERAVELADRAIERGENVARNRGVEILLYAAGRRQINRALEMGVSEGEVPAVVLVDGGDEAAAAEAVRDRLALSPEPTVGVEHADEERIQAFFDVTDAERAATDATLAELVRERVALLEVEK
- a CDS encoding oxidoreductase yields the protein MDKTLNSPLEIGDLTLPNRLYRAPLLECAGNGPDAAETLVAELEPAAESGVGLIFQGATIVRGEGGCAAPGMTRVHDDEFVAGLSAVADAVHDHGGRIFAQLEHGGLRSMETWHAEYREAHPDLEQLAVSPLPWQLKALDTAGFLAYDPHVLSTDEVYDLAADFGRAAARLVEAGYDGVHIAGANMGIVQQFLSPFYNRRDDEFGGSLRARTRFLEVVHDEIRERAGDVPLVTKVPAETAAPPVIRRHLSLDDGVRIAERAAAVGYDAVVPVQGSVVWDMSIVRGEYPERAWNDDRFAAGYAAAFGSRLRARVVAALNRLQSLQYGFEPAWNADFCRRVRERVDVPVLAEGGIRGRDEMDRLLGDACDAVGVGRPFYAEPRLGARLLDADGERAVCESCNNCAVPQATGAPGVCRTPSVLEARGRLDRAGAYDRDE